GGGGCTGCGGACCTCGAAGCGCGCGGAGACGCCCGCGGCGTCCGGCACGCGGACGAGCGCGGAGCGGTTCGTGTCGGACCAGGCGACGTAGATGGGCGCCTCGTAGCCGGGCACCAGCCGCTTGTAGGAGTTCACGGTCGGGTTCGTCACGGCCGTGAACGCGGGGGCGTGGTTCAGGATGCCGCCCATGAACTGGTAGGCGGTCTCGCTCAGGTTGAACTCGTCGTCGTCGTCCGCGAACGCGTTGCCGTCCTCGTCGAACAGCGAGATGTGGCTGTGCATGCCCGAGCCGTTGATGTCGGCGATCGGTTTGGGCATGAACGTCGCGTGGAGGTCGTGTTGGCTCGCGACCGCGCGGACGACGGCGCGGAACGTCGCGATGTTGTCCGCGGTGGTGAGCGCGTCGTCGTACTTGAAGTTGATCTCGTGTTGCCCCTCCGCGACCTCGTGGTGGGAGGCCTCGATCTCGAAGCCCATCTCTTCGAGGGTGAAGATGATCTCCTTCCGGACGTCGCTCGCGAGGTCCTTGGGCGCGAGGTCGAAGTAGCCGCCGTTGTCGTGGGGGACGGTGGTCGCGTTGCCCTCGTCGTCGGTCTTGAACAGGAAGAACTCGGGCTCCGGACCGATGGAGACGGAGTAGCCCATCTCCTCGGCCTCGGCGAGGACCGACTTCAGTACCTGCCGCGGACCGCCGGCGAACGGCTCGCCGTCGGTGTCGACGATGTCACAGATGAGCCGCGCGGCCCCGCTGCCGTCGTCGCCGTTGCTGCGCCACGGGAGCACCGCGAACGTGTCGGGGTCGGGAACGAGCCGCATGTCCGACTCCTGAATGCGCACGAACCCCTCGATGGAGGAGCCGTCGAAGTAGATGCCCTCGGTGAACGCCTTCTCCGCCTGATGGGCGGGAACGGAGACGTTCTTCACGACGCCGAGGATGTCGGTGAACTGGAGCCGCAGGAAGTCGACGTTCTCCTCTTCGATCTCGTCGAGCACCGCCTGTTCTTCGGCCGTGAGGCCGCCGTCCGGTTTCGCGTGTTCGTCCGTCATGTTCTGGACGTTTGATTCGTTATCTGCCAGTATAAAGGCCTTATCGCTTGGCGCATGAACCGCCAGACTCGCAAAACTGCTGGACGTTCGTAAAATTCTAAACCCCCGGAAGCGTGATCGACTGTGATGACGTACGAAAACCTCGACGCGAAGCTCATCAACTCGCTGCTCAGCAACGGCCGGGCGAGCCTCCGAAGCCTCGGTGACGAACTCGACGTCTCGGTGACGACCGTCTCGAACCACCTCCGCGACCTCGAGGAAGAGGGCGTGATCGACGGGTACACGCCCGTCGTCGACTACGACAAGCTCGGCTACGACGTGACGGCCGTGCTCCAGCTCAAGGTCGAGGGGAGCGCCCTGCCGGACGTCACGGAGAAGCTCCGCCAGGAGAAACGGATGGTGAGCGTCTACGAGGTCACCGGCGACTACGACGTGATCGCCATCGGGAAGTTCACCGACACCGACGGGATGAACGACCAGATCAAGTCGATCCTCACGGACGCGGACATCCGCGAGTCGAACACGAGCGTCGTGTTGAACGCGGTCACCGAAAACGAGCAGTTCGACCTCGACGTTCAGGAGTAGTCCGGTCGGGCGCCGCCGCCTCCCTCAGTTCTCCGCTCGCCGCTCCGCCGCCGCCTCTAAGACCTCCACCGCCGGGAGCGGTTCGCCCGTCAGCGCGCGGATGTACGCGCCGCCCGCGATGGAGACGTGCGAGAAGTCGCCCTCGCTCATGCCGTACATCTCGATGGCTCGGGAGGTGTCGCCGCCGCCGACGACCGAGAAGCAGTCCGTCTCCG
The sequence above is a segment of the Halorubrum sp. 2020YC2 genome. Coding sequences within it:
- the glnA gene encoding type I glutamate--ammonia ligase, which encodes MTDEHAKPDGGLTAEEQAVLDEIEEENVDFLRLQFTDILGVVKNVSVPAHQAEKAFTEGIYFDGSSIEGFVRIQESDMRLVPDPDTFAVLPWRSNGDDGSGAARLICDIVDTDGEPFAGGPRQVLKSVLAEAEEMGYSVSIGPEPEFFLFKTDDEGNATTVPHDNGGYFDLAPKDLASDVRKEIIFTLEEMGFEIEASHHEVAEGQHEINFKYDDALTTADNIATFRAVVRAVASQHDLHATFMPKPIADINGSGMHSHISLFDEDGNAFADDDDEFNLSETAYQFMGGILNHAPAFTAVTNPTVNSYKRLVPGYEAPIYVAWSDTNRSALVRVPDAAGVSARFEVRSPDPSCNPYLGMASLIAAGLDGIKAEADPGDPVREDIYEFDDAKREEYGIETLPPNLGAAVEELEEDEVLQEALGPHTSEKFAEAKSQEFSEYLTQVSQWEEDRYLETF
- the lrp gene encoding HTH-type transcriptional regulator Lrp is translated as MTYENLDAKLINSLLSNGRASLRSLGDELDVSVTTVSNHLRDLEEEGVIDGYTPVVDYDKLGYDVTAVLQLKVEGSALPDVTEKLRQEKRMVSVYEVTGDYDVIAIGKFTDTDGMNDQIKSILTDADIRESNTSVVLNAVTENEQFDLDVQE